In Chitinivibrionales bacterium, one genomic interval encodes:
- the nifJ gene encoding pyruvate:ferredoxin (flavodoxin) oxidoreductase, with protein sequence MANRKMVPHEGNTASAHVAHAVNEVIAIYPITPSSGLGEIADEKSAKGEKNIWGTVPTVAQLQSEAGAAGAVHGSLCTGTLTTTFTASQGLLLMIPTMYKIAGELMPTAFHVTARALACQALNIFGDHSDVMATRQTGFALICSNSVQEAMDFALIAQAATLKSRVPFLHFYDGFRTSHEVQKIEELTQDDMRAMIDEEDIRAFRARGMSPDHPTLRGTSQNPDVYFTGRETVNKFYTACPGIVQQAMDKFAKLTGRQYKLFDYMGAKDADRVIIIMGSGGETVQDTVEYLNAKGAKLGVLKVHLFRPFDGKAFVNALPGTVKKIAVLDRTKEPGSLGEPLYEDVRTAIGEAMSDGTAAIKQYPAIIGGRYGLGSAEFTPAMVKGIFDELAKDKSMNHFMVGPEDDVTGASIAYDPNFSVEDKETHRALFYGLGSDGTVGANKNSIKIIGEKTPNFAQGYFVYDSKKAGAVTVSHLRFGPKPIRRPYLITKANFIACHNYSFLEKYDMLSSLEEGGVFLLTSEYDAKTIWSKLPGRVQKQIIDKKAQFFVIDAVGIAQGLGLGGRINVIMQTAFFRISKVMDDIKAIESIKYAIQKSYGKKGEKVLQMNNAAVDKAQSEINKVEYPGKVTNPVEEIKPVPDNAPPFVKEVIGTLLKQMGHTVKVSQMPADGVWPTGTTQYEKRNIAVNVPVWNPAVCIQCHRCSLLCPHGTIRPKAYDPKHLAGAPATFKSVDAKGKEYAGLKYTLQVAVEDCTGCGVCVENCPMTGKGDAIVMQPQTPLREAEAKNWEFFLKLPETDPKLYKTDTMKGSQFVKPLFEFSSACAGCGETPYIKLVSQLFGDRAIIANATGCSSIYGGNLPTTPYCKRADGRGPAWNNSLFEDPAEVAFGMRLAVDKFNDIAATAAKKMMETGSCGAETKALLGEILAADQADAEKIETQRNRIDRTKAALAKDKSGEAKSLLSVIDFLAKKSVWAFGGDGWAYDIGYGGLDHVLAANRNVNLLVLDTEVYSNTGGQSSKATPMGAVAKFAAGGKPTFKKDLGLISMSYGYIFVAKIALGANPQQAVKAIMEAEAYNGPSLVLCYAQCINQGIDMLEGYTEQKNAVASGHWPLYRYNPALSAQGKNPLQLDSKDPTMPLVDYTMRENRYKILQRTNPDASAKFMDMAQKQINAKYQMLKRMAETQM encoded by the coding sequence ATGGCAAACCGGAAAATGGTACCGCATGAAGGCAACACCGCTAGCGCCCATGTCGCGCACGCGGTGAACGAAGTGATCGCCATCTACCCCATCACCCCGTCGTCGGGCTTGGGAGAAATCGCCGACGAAAAATCCGCTAAAGGCGAAAAGAACATCTGGGGAACGGTTCCCACGGTTGCACAGCTTCAGTCCGAAGCGGGCGCGGCGGGCGCAGTGCACGGGTCGCTCTGCACCGGCACGCTCACCACCACCTTCACCGCGTCACAGGGACTGCTCCTGATGATCCCCACCATGTATAAAATCGCGGGCGAGCTCATGCCCACCGCGTTCCACGTGACCGCGCGCGCCCTTGCGTGCCAGGCGCTCAATATTTTCGGCGACCACAGCGACGTGATGGCCACCCGCCAGACCGGGTTCGCGCTCATCTGCTCCAATTCGGTGCAGGAGGCCATGGACTTCGCGCTCATCGCGCAGGCCGCCACGCTCAAGTCGCGCGTGCCGTTCCTTCACTTTTACGACGGGTTCCGCACCTCGCACGAAGTGCAGAAGATCGAGGAGCTCACCCAGGACGACATGCGCGCCATGATTGACGAAGAAGACATACGCGCGTTCAGGGCGCGCGGCATGTCACCCGACCATCCCACGCTCCGCGGCACGTCGCAGAACCCGGACGTTTATTTCACGGGACGCGAAACGGTCAACAAGTTCTACACCGCATGCCCCGGCATCGTGCAGCAGGCCATGGACAAATTCGCCAAGCTCACCGGACGCCAGTACAAACTGTTCGACTACATGGGCGCCAAGGACGCCGACCGCGTGATCATCATCATGGGATCGGGCGGCGAAACCGTGCAGGACACGGTGGAATACCTCAACGCCAAGGGCGCGAAGCTCGGCGTGCTCAAGGTGCACCTGTTCAGGCCGTTTGACGGCAAGGCATTTGTCAATGCACTCCCCGGCACGGTGAAAAAAATCGCGGTGCTCGACCGGACCAAGGAACCCGGCTCGCTCGGCGAACCGTTGTACGAAGACGTGCGCACCGCGATCGGCGAGGCCATGAGCGACGGCACCGCGGCGATCAAGCAGTATCCCGCGATCATCGGCGGGCGCTACGGCCTCGGCAGCGCCGAATTCACGCCCGCAATGGTCAAGGGCATCTTCGACGAACTCGCAAAAGACAAGTCCATGAACCATTTCATGGTGGGCCCGGAGGACGACGTCACCGGCGCGTCCATCGCCTATGACCCCAACTTCAGCGTGGAGGACAAGGAGACCCACCGCGCCCTGTTCTACGGCCTCGGCTCCGACGGCACCGTGGGCGCGAACAAGAACTCCATCAAGATCATCGGCGAGAAGACGCCGAACTTCGCGCAGGGATATTTCGTGTACGATTCCAAGAAGGCCGGCGCGGTCACCGTGTCGCATTTGCGGTTCGGGCCCAAGCCCATCCGGCGGCCCTACCTCATTACAAAAGCGAATTTCATCGCGTGCCACAACTATTCGTTCCTGGAGAAATACGACATGCTGAGCTCGCTCGAGGAGGGCGGCGTGTTTTTGCTCACGAGCGAATACGACGCGAAGACCATCTGGTCGAAGCTGCCGGGCCGCGTGCAGAAGCAGATCATCGACAAGAAGGCGCAGTTCTTCGTGATTGACGCGGTGGGAATCGCGCAGGGCCTCGGGCTCGGCGGCCGCATCAACGTGATCATGCAGACCGCGTTCTTCCGCATTTCAAAAGTAATGGACGACATCAAGGCAATTGAATCAATCAAGTACGCCATCCAGAAGTCGTACGGCAAGAAGGGTGAAAAGGTCTTGCAGATGAACAACGCCGCGGTTGACAAGGCGCAAAGCGAGATCAACAAGGTGGAATACCCCGGCAAGGTGACCAACCCGGTCGAGGAAATCAAGCCCGTGCCCGACAATGCCCCGCCGTTCGTGAAAGAGGTGATCGGCACCCTGCTCAAGCAGATGGGACACACGGTCAAAGTATCGCAGATGCCCGCAGACGGCGTCTGGCCCACCGGCACCACGCAGTACGAAAAGCGCAACATCGCGGTGAACGTGCCGGTGTGGAACCCGGCCGTGTGCATCCAGTGCCACCGGTGCTCGCTGCTGTGTCCACACGGCACGATCCGGCCCAAGGCGTACGACCCGAAACATCTGGCCGGCGCGCCCGCCACGTTCAAGTCGGTTGACGCAAAGGGAAAAGAATACGCGGGCCTCAAGTACACGCTCCAGGTGGCGGTGGAAGACTGCACCGGCTGCGGCGTGTGCGTCGAGAACTGCCCCATGACCGGCAAAGGCGATGCCATCGTGATGCAGCCGCAAACGCCGCTGCGCGAAGCCGAGGCGAAGAACTGGGAGTTCTTCCTTAAACTCCCGGAAACAGACCCGAAACTTTACAAAACAGATACCATGAAGGGCAGCCAGTTCGTCAAGCCGCTGTTCGAGTTCTCGTCCGCGTGCGCGGGCTGCGGCGAAACGCCGTACATCAAGCTCGTGTCGCAGCTGTTCGGCGACCGGGCCATCATCGCCAACGCCACGGGCTGTTCGTCCATCTACGGCGGCAACCTGCCCACCACGCCCTACTGCAAGCGCGCCGACGGCCGCGGCCCGGCCTGGAACAACTCGCTGTTCGAGGACCCGGCCGAGGTCGCGTTCGGCATGCGGCTTGCCGTTGACAAATTCAACGACATCGCCGCGACCGCGGCGAAGAAGATGATGGAGACCGGATCCTGCGGCGCCGAGACCAAGGCGCTCCTCGGCGAGATCCTCGCCGCAGACCAGGCCGACGCCGAGAAAATAGAGACGCAGCGCAACCGCATCGACCGCACAAAGGCCGCGCTCGCAAAAGACAAGTCGGGCGAGGCAAAGTCACTGCTCTCGGTCATCGATTTTCTGGCGAAGAAATCGGTGTGGGCGTTCGGCGGCGACGGCTGGGCCTACGACATCGGCTACGGCGGACTCGACCACGTGCTCGCGGCCAACCGCAACGTGAACCTGCTGGTGCTCGACACCGAGGTGTATTCCAACACCGGCGGCCAATCGTCAAAGGCCACGCCCATGGGCGCGGTGGCGAAATTCGCGGCCGGCGGCAAGCCCACGTTCAAAAAAGACCTGGGCCTCATCTCGATGAGCTACGGCTACATCTTTGTCGCCAAGATCGCGCTGGGCGCCAATCCGCAGCAGGCGGTGAAGGCGATCATGGAAGCGGAGGCCTACAACGGCCCGTCGCTCGTCCTGTGCTATGCCCAGTGCATCAACCAGGGCATCGACATGCTCGAGGGATACACCGAGCAGAAAAACGCGGTGGCCTCGGGCCACTGGCCGCTGTACCGGTACAACCCGGCGCTTTCCGCGCAGGGCAAGAACCCGCTGCAGCTTGACAGCAAAGACCCGACCATGCCGCTCGTCGACTACACCATGCGCGAGAACAGGTACAAGATCCTGCAGCGCACTAACCCGGACGCGAGCGCGAAGTTCATGGACATGGCGCAGAAGCAGATCAACGCGAAGTACCAGATGCTGAAGCGGATGGCGGAGACGCAGATGTAA
- a CDS encoding protein kinase produces MNTSTNAGSPQDPNKKPDFDKTFVEGPETKTGYHSFDTKSRVDATQIGATNPYGQKTTVYAPDDLPSGNEPLPLGSGTIVGLLGAGGMARVYKIWNEKLEVFRAVKILTPTQQSDLKNRFETEAKITAKLRHPNIVEIYSVGDWKGLPFLEMELIDGASLDTIIAKQGKLPPSVCSAVAVFVARALAYAHNQDFLLYGKTYHGIIHRDLKPANIMITKYGELRLMDFGIARPTEASLHTVEGNIVGTMQYLSPEQIDGVDIDGRADVYAFGAILYEMLTGTKTFPQETITNLMKKKITNDYRKFEEFDFSVPKVLAEISQKCLQLDKEDRHAGATELLAAVEEAHRALSSGSPEAVLKAYIANPSSISSAAVKRVPLWLNLKIIIPAAAVLVIGLLIAVFIITGPKPAEPVATAKPVTPPPVAQPSAPVQAPATPQAAGQEPLQPLSPQQPSQEPSQPSTHAAAAEKKPPHGAAHSIEAAQKNRQPQHEAAAEGGPSLDKLKKKYGASDPLEIGQKAMSKNAFGDAVDALEKVPASSPQHEKAFLMLVDAYIQSDNLRVAKEKLLNQQINDAEYSLLTGEMYQRMGRDKDAIDNFQAALTKPSNYRNIRDVRNDALYFTAVAYSEMYKDDPSADNRGMVMQSWRVVKNMYNNAPNSPRFKKAVDELSNIK; encoded by the coding sequence ATGAACACCTCCACCAACGCCGGCAGCCCGCAGGATCCCAATAAAAAACCGGATTTCGACAAGACGTTCGTTGAGGGCCCGGAAACCAAAACCGGCTACCATTCGTTTGACACCAAGTCCCGCGTCGACGCAACGCAGATCGGCGCCACAAACCCGTACGGCCAGAAAACAACGGTGTATGCGCCGGACGACCTCCCGTCGGGCAACGAGCCGCTTCCGCTCGGCTCCGGCACCATCGTTGGGCTGCTGGGCGCGGGCGGCATGGCGCGCGTGTACAAGATCTGGAACGAAAAGCTCGAGGTATTCCGGGCCGTCAAGATCCTCACGCCCACGCAGCAGAGCGACCTCAAGAACCGGTTCGAGACCGAAGCGAAGATAACGGCAAAGCTGCGCCATCCCAACATCGTCGAGATTTACAGTGTGGGAGACTGGAAGGGCCTACCCTTTCTCGAAATGGAGCTCATCGACGGCGCGTCGCTCGATACGATCATCGCAAAGCAGGGCAAGCTGCCGCCGTCCGTGTGCTCGGCCGTCGCCGTTTTCGTGGCGCGCGCGCTCGCCTACGCGCACAACCAGGACTTTTTACTTTACGGAAAAACCTACCACGGCATCATCCACCGCGACCTAAAGCCGGCCAACATCATGATCACAAAGTACGGCGAGCTGCGGCTCATGGACTTCGGCATTGCCCGGCCCACCGAGGCGAGCCTTCACACGGTGGAGGGCAACATCGTGGGCACCATGCAGTACCTGTCGCCCGAGCAGATCGACGGCGTCGACATCGACGGCCGCGCCGACGTGTACGCGTTCGGCGCCATTCTGTACGAAATGCTTACCGGCACCAAGACTTTTCCGCAGGAAACCATCACGAACCTGATGAAGAAAAAGATCACGAACGATTACCGGAAATTCGAGGAGTTCGACTTCTCGGTCCCAAAGGTGCTCGCGGAAATTTCCCAGAAATGCCTGCAACTTGACAAGGAAGACCGGCACGCCGGCGCCACGGAGCTCCTGGCCGCGGTCGAGGAAGCGCACCGTGCGCTCAGCTCCGGCTCCCCCGAAGCGGTGCTCAAGGCATACATTGCAAATCCATCGAGCATTTCGAGCGCGGCAGTAAAACGCGTTCCCCTTTGGCTGAACCTGAAAATAATCATCCCTGCCGCGGCAGTACTGGTGATAGGACTGCTCATTGCCGTCTTTATCATCACCGGGCCCAAACCTGCCGAACCTGTGGCGACGGCAAAACCCGTTACTCCGCCTCCTGTCGCACAGCCATCCGCCCCGGTGCAGGCGCCGGCAACGCCGCAGGCCGCGGGACAGGAGCCGCTGCAACCGCTTTCCCCGCAACAGCCGTCACAGGAACCGTCGCAGCCGTCAACGCACGCCGCCGCGGCTGAAAAAAAACCTCCGCATGGTGCCGCGCATTCCATCGAGGCGGCGCAAAAAAACAGGCAGCCCCAGCACGAGGCCGCCGCCGAAGGCGGCCCGTCGCTTGACAAGCTCAAAAAGAAATACGGCGCATCCGATCCCCTTGAAATCGGACAAAAGGCGATGAGCAAAAACGCGTTCGGGGACGCGGTCGACGCGCTGGAAAAAGTGCCGGCATCCTCCCCGCAGCACGAAAAGGCATTCCTCATGCTCGTTGACGCCTACATCCAGTCCGACAACCTCCGCGTCGCTAAGGAGAAACTCCTCAACCAGCAGATCAACGACGCGGAATATTCCCTGCTCACCGGCGAGATGTACCAGCGCATGGGCCGCGACAAGGACGCCATAGACAATTTCCAGGCCGCGCTTACCAAACCCAGCAATTACCGCAACATCCGCGACGTGCGCAACGACGCGCTCTACTTCACCGCCGTCGCCTACAGCGAGATGTATAAGGACGATCCCTCCGCCGACAATCGCGGCATGGTCATGCAGTCGTGGCGCGTTGTCAAGAACATGTACAACAACGCGCCCAACAGTCCGCGGTTCAAAAAGGCCGTGGACGAGTTGTCGAATATCAAGTAA
- a CDS encoding PEGA domain-containing protein, with protein MRLGKWSYLAAAVMLITMRASVFAESEGTLTVKTDPDGIEVWLDDKYIGDSPVMAKKLKAGRYSLKLVDPVQKTSTVEDVLIQANEETLIEKTVKSRYGSLKLNSDPEGADVYILTSLGKTPVSNDFIIPGKYRLEVRHQNKSYDKVVEDVTVAKGETVTLNKTLPKINALDGKALLRLALGAGAIGALVFTAVEGFDKNSKSQGNGSQNGQIIGIVAGSLCVIGFEIVAFF; from the coding sequence ATGAGGCTGGGAAAATGGTCATATCTTGCGGCCGCCGTTATGTTAATCACCATGCGCGCCTCGGTGTTCGCGGAAAGCGAAGGCACGCTTACCGTCAAGACCGACCCGGACGGCATCGAGGTCTGGCTCGACGACAAGTACATCGGCGATTCCCCCGTCATGGCCAAAAAGCTCAAGGCGGGCAGGTATTCGCTCAAGCTTGTTGATCCTGTGCAAAAAACCAGCACGGTCGAAGATGTACTAATCCAGGCCAACGAGGAGACCTTGATTGAAAAAACGGTCAAGTCGCGCTACGGATCGCTCAAGCTGAACTCAGACCCGGAGGGCGCGGACGTTTACATTCTCACCTCGCTGGGAAAAACGCCGGTTTCCAACGACTTCATCATTCCGGGAAAGTACCGGCTCGAGGTACGGCATCAGAATAAATCGTATGATAAAGTCGTTGAAGATGTTACCGTGGCCAAGGGCGAAACCGTCACGCTCAACAAAACGCTTCCCAAAATAAACGCCCTTGACGGCAAGGCACTGCTGCGGCTCGCGCTGGGCGCGGGCGCGATCGGGGCGCTGGTATTTACCGCCGTGGAAGGCTTCGACAAGAATTCCAAATCTCAAGGCAACGGTTCGCAAAACGGCCAGATCATCGGCATCGTGGCGGGATCGCTTTGCGTGATTGGGTTTGAAATAGTTGCATTTTTCTAG
- the tssK gene encoding type VI secretion system baseplate subunit TssK, with the protein MLTNSKVVWKEGMFLQPQHFQQEERHIFNAFHAALAAHSPHWYGVTELEIDNDAIANGLVSVTRCGGMLPDGVSFSVPKEDPAPPARAFGEHLTHEQQSLDVYVALPLAVEGKSNVVSAAMEGQAAARYRSRPLPVADEVLGSERKEIEVGALNFVILFGDESLDNHAAFQIAKLARNASGTVELSPLYVPPLLFIAASPHVLNLLKSLLEFLFAKINSLSQGRKHVEGGFAEFSGAEETPFRLLQTLNTYTPLLAHYHSFPSVHPYEVFCLLTQFAGSLCTFSSEVSIKNLPRYDHANLSATFGVLCKLIRSILEADIQAGCVPVPIEQINQATFLCKVPDEKLLSVAKFYFGVSAKAPEKELVVGVLQRIKMCSRNKLDLLISSAMPGLPLKHVMRPPQGLSTKPGFVYFSLEQSGDFWNQIKAAGNIAFYFPNNYAELKMEMLALKE; encoded by the coding sequence GTGTTAACAAACAGCAAGGTCGTCTGGAAAGAAGGCATGTTTCTCCAGCCCCAGCATTTTCAGCAGGAGGAACGGCATATCTTCAACGCGTTTCATGCCGCGCTTGCGGCGCATTCGCCGCACTGGTACGGCGTCACCGAACTCGAGATCGACAACGACGCGATCGCCAACGGCCTGGTTTCGGTGACGCGGTGCGGCGGCATGCTGCCCGACGGCGTTTCGTTTTCCGTTCCCAAGGAAGATCCGGCCCCGCCCGCCCGCGCGTTCGGCGAGCACCTGACGCACGAGCAGCAGTCGCTCGACGTGTATGTGGCCTTGCCGCTTGCCGTCGAGGGAAAGTCAAACGTGGTGTCGGCCGCAATGGAGGGACAGGCCGCGGCCCGGTACCGTTCGCGGCCTTTGCCTGTTGCCGACGAAGTATTGGGCTCAGAGCGCAAGGAGATCGAGGTGGGCGCGCTCAATTTTGTCATTTTATTCGGGGACGAATCGCTTGACAACCATGCGGCGTTCCAGATAGCGAAGCTCGCGAGGAACGCAAGCGGAACCGTGGAGCTTTCACCGTTGTATGTGCCGCCCCTGCTCTTCATCGCGGCATCGCCGCACGTGCTCAACCTGTTGAAGTCGCTGCTCGAGTTCCTGTTTGCAAAGATCAACTCGCTTTCGCAGGGGAGAAAACACGTGGAGGGCGGGTTTGCCGAGTTTTCCGGCGCAGAGGAGACGCCGTTCCGCCTTCTCCAGACGCTCAACACCTACACGCCGCTGCTCGCGCACTACCACTCGTTCCCGAGCGTGCATCCCTACGAGGTGTTCTGCCTGCTCACGCAGTTCGCGGGCAGCTTGTGCACGTTCTCTTCCGAAGTGTCAATCAAGAACCTGCCGCGGTACGACCACGCGAACCTGTCCGCCACGTTCGGCGTACTCTGCAAGCTCATCAGGAGCATTCTGGAGGCCGATATCCAGGCCGGGTGCGTGCCCGTGCCGATCGAGCAGATAAACCAGGCCACGTTCCTGTGCAAGGTGCCGGACGAAAAGCTGCTCTCGGTGGCGAAGTTCTATTTCGGCGTGTCGGCAAAAGCGCCGGAAAAGGAGCTCGTGGTGGGTGTACTGCAGCGCATCAAGATGTGCTCGCGCAACAAGCTCGACCTGCTCATCTCGTCTGCGATGCCCGGCCTGCCGCTCAAGCATGTCATGCGGCCGCCTCAGGGGCTTTCCACCAAGCCGGGTTTCGTGTATTTCAGCTTGGAGCAATCGGGAGATTTCTGGAACCAGATCAAGGCGGCAGGGAATATCGCGTTTTATTTTCCGAATAATTATGCCGAGTTGAAGATGGAGATGTTGGCGCTGAAAGAATAA
- the icmH gene encoding type IVB secretion system protein IcmH/DotU: MPSSFVNTVTSQTMNLDLSKTLGGSRDVSTLCTDLFLIIIRMREAEDLGDPAALRKLITYYIGLFEKNCKAIGMAPESILEAKYAMVALMDETVLSVPGACRDFWLTRPMQLDYFGDNLAGQEFYEKLQKMLLQPENKKDVLEVYFLCLSLGFEGKYKLFNPEERITIMEDLGRMIRRTRIRVSAELSPHGKRAAPSSAAKPKTFFFPLWLSGAIAAGMVMAGWTAMFIINNSACGNLLASIQSFIAK; encoded by the coding sequence ATGCCGTCGTCATTTGTCAACACCGTCACTTCCCAAACCATGAACCTTGACCTATCCAAAACTTTGGGCGGGTCGCGGGACGTGAGCACGCTGTGCACCGACCTGTTTCTCATCATCATCAGGATGCGCGAGGCGGAGGACCTCGGCGACCCGGCTGCGCTGCGCAAGCTCATCACGTATTACATCGGGCTTTTCGAAAAGAACTGCAAGGCCATCGGCATGGCTCCAGAGTCGATCCTCGAGGCCAAATACGCCATGGTGGCGCTCATGGACGAGACCGTGCTGAGCGTGCCCGGCGCGTGCAGGGACTTCTGGCTCACCAGGCCCATGCAGCTCGATTATTTCGGCGACAACCTTGCGGGACAGGAATTTTACGAGAAACTGCAGAAGATGCTCCTGCAGCCTGAAAACAAGAAGGACGTGCTTGAGGTCTATTTCCTGTGCTTGTCGCTCGGGTTCGAGGGCAAGTACAAGCTCTTCAACCCTGAGGAGCGCATCACCATCATGGAAGACCTGGGCAGGATGATACGCCGTACCAGGATCCGCGTCTCGGCAGAGCTTTCTCCCCATGGAAAGCGTGCAGCGCCTTCTTCGGCCGCAAAGCCGAAAACATTTTTCTTCCCGCTCTGGCTGTCCGGCGCGATCGCCGCGGGAATGGTTATGGCGGGCTGGACGGCAATGTTCATCATAAACAATTCGGCATGCGGCAATCTGCTTGCCTCCATCCAATCTTTCATCGCGAAATAA